In one Brassica oleracea var. oleracea cultivar TO1000 chromosome C9, BOL, whole genome shotgun sequence genomic region, the following are encoded:
- the LOC106315542 gene encoding U4/U6.U5 small nuclear ribonucleoprotein 27 kDa protein-like, producing the protein MAERDRREREGDRDRERDRDRRRDRERDRDRDRERDRDRGVRSKKSRSRTPDHHHHARPPRHVRSPERYRSRSRSRSRSTDRDRHRHHSRRRTPSPDPPPRKRPRHGSAERSRKKIASDSVEETAKEQAKTKDNKEPSGGGGEAEAEEGMDVNEVEMMKMLGIPTGFDSTKGKHVEGADVSGIRAVTKRQPRQYMNRRGGFNRPLPAERNR; encoded by the coding sequence ATGGCAGAGCGTGACCGCCGCGAACGAGAGGGGGATAGAGACCGTGAGCGCGACCGGGATAGACGCCGTGACCGAGAGAGAGACAGGGACCGTGACCGAGAGAGAGACAGGGACCGTGGGGTTCGAAGCAAGAAGTCCCGATCTCGTACTCCAGACCACCACCACCACGCTCGCCCTCCTCGCCACGTGCGCTCTCCCGAGAGGTATCGATCCCGATCCCGCTCCCGCTCCCGCTCCACTGACCGTGACCGTCATCGACACCACAGCAGACGCAGGACTCCCTCTCCAGATCCTCCGCCGCGGAAACGACCTCGCCATGGCTCAGCGGAAAGGAGTCGCAAAAAAATTGCGTCTGATTCCGTCGAGGAGACTGCGAAGGAGCAAGCTAAGACGAAGGATAATAAAGAACCAAGCGGCGGAGGAGGAGAAGCCGAAGCGGAGGAAGGAATGGATGTGAATGAGGTAGAGATGATGAAGATGTTAGGGATCCCTACTGGTTTCGACTCCACGAAAGGGAAGCATGTCGAAGGCGCTGACGTCAGTGGGATTAGGGCTGTTACCAAGCGGCAGCCGAGGCAGTACATGAACCGTCGCGGTGGCTTTAACCGTCCTTTGCCTGCTGAGCGTAACCGCTAA